The Lujinxingia litoralis genome has a window encoding:
- a CDS encoding 2'-5' RNA ligase family protein → MYAVAAQLSGELSARIATFWDHAEALIPDVIPRAVRVPHLSFQIVESEHPLALEALLHEPLSVARPAIRTSALGVFARPRQVLFLGVVRDPALDRYFQAINRRLNAAGYRLHPFYSAAYWTPHITLALGPFGPAALCELLQQGGLARLEGDWALGELCLLSPKRSTPAYLASSPPASRL, encoded by the coding sequence ATGTATGCGGTAGCCGCACAACTCTCAGGCGAACTCAGCGCCCGGATTGCCACCTTCTGGGATCACGCCGAAGCGCTGATCCCCGACGTGATTCCCCGAGCGGTGCGGGTGCCTCATCTCTCGTTTCAGATCGTGGAGTCCGAGCATCCCCTGGCGCTGGAGGCGCTTCTGCACGAGCCGCTGAGTGTGGCGCGCCCGGCCATTCGCACCAGCGCACTGGGAGTGTTTGCGCGCCCCCGGCAAGTGCTCTTTTTAGGGGTGGTGCGCGATCCGGCACTCGACCGCTATTTTCAGGCCATCAACCGGCGTCTGAACGCGGCGGGATACCGACTACACCCCTTCTACAGCGCGGCGTACTGGACACCGCACATCACCCTGGCGCTGGGTCCCTTCGGACCGGCGGCGCTCTGCGAGCTATTGCAACAGGGAGGGCTGGCCAGGCTGGAGGGTGATTGGGCGCTCGGCGAGCTTTGCCTGCTCAGTCCAAAGCGATCCACACCGGCGTATCTGGCATCATCCCCTCCGGCTTCACGGCTCTAG